The nucleotide window GTGAATTACACAGCTATCTTTGATATCATCAAGTGCATCAGTATTCATCTCCAAACTTAAATCTGGAATTAATTTGGAGTTTGTATCTTCTTCTGCATCATCTGGTGCAGTAAACTCCACAACCCTTTCTGCTAATGTAGACTTTTCTGTAGATTGAAGAATGGTCGCTCTGTGCCACCATTACTGAAaatgggattatttttcttttccagtttgggTTCAGGAACAACCTGTTAGGGAATCAGAAGGGATGGACATTGAAAGATGTGCTGTAGTATTAGCCACCTTCCATTTCCACAGCTGTATTTATTGCATCCAGACAAAACTTGCTTTCCTTGGCTTGCCCCTCAAACATTGCGTTATCTCAGTTGTGTTACTaccacaaaactgaaaacatgaagcAGTTGTCCAATGGTTTTAAAGAGAACTATACTTAATAATTTCAGTATCAAGTCTACAAGGTTTCAGTATGATCTAATATCTGTTAAAGCTTTCTAGCTTCCCCTAGCTGTTACTGGTTTTCAAAAGAAGTCAGCGTTTAAACAGGAGGCAGGAGAGATGGGTGCAAGGTGAGCACAGACCAGAGCTTAAGAGAGGGCCCTACAGCAATAGGCTGTTCAGCACTGCCttagtctgtgtgtgtgcagaaaTGGAACTGGAGATACTGGGAAAAATTCAGATGAACTCTAGCGACCTGGCCTCCCTTCGGAGAGCAGCTTCGCTGGTGTTTCAGTGGCGGAGTCCTGCTCTCTCTCAGTTaaggttttgttgttcttaGCAGGTCTTGATGCGTAGTGGGGCCCTTTGCCACAGTCTGCTTTCAGCTACATTGTTACCATTagttttttccctgcttctaACGTAGACAGTTTCAGGAGGTGGAATTAGGGTACCAGGGATTATCAGGTGTCTGTACAATATTCTATGATACTGGCTAAACCCAGTTTTAATTGGGGGTGCTTTGATGTTAAATCCTAGCTAAAGAAATGCCGTTTTAGAGTGAAGTTGATGTTTCTCAGGTcaatttacaaaaattattctgattttgtaACTGTAAAGCTCTTATCTACTATTACTGGAAAAAGACCATAAAATGTTACCTTAACATTAATGCCCCCCTGGCTGTGATGTGAGGTCTCACTGGTTCTGGTACTAGTACAATGATGAATTTTGTAAGTCTCTAAGATGGCTGTGCTTCTTGTGTACAGCTCAACAGCAGAGCCCTGTTCATTAACAAAAAAGATGTATCTGATTTCATGTTGCTTGTAAGAATTGTTAAAACAATTAATGGGCGCCTAAGGGTACAGCCAGGTGTAATAACATATGAAATTGTGTAGGTCACATGCTTATGTCGGGAGTTGCTGCCAGGGTGGAGCTTGCAAGGATACCCAGTCCTGAGGTAACCTCCGTTGTGGCAGGGGAAGGCGACGTGGACTATTTAGCATCTAGAAATTATAGCTTGGTTTTATCTATGTGCTAATGTTTTACATATGAAGGAGTGTCAAGCATGAAAATACTGCTTAACAATATTCAGTCTGGTTTTTAATACGTAATCCATCAGGACCAGTTAAGTGGGAAAGCAGTAATTCTTGCCTACACTTCCCGTGCCAGAAATGAATAGCGCAGTCTAAACAAGGATTGACATGCTAATGAGGAGCTTAAGCAGCCTGGgtacagaaaactgaaaattaaccTGAAACGACATGTACGTTTTCACAGTACAAACCGAGCTTGCAATGAGTTTACTGTGTCAGTAAATTGATCtgtgctttgtttcaaaaagcCAGCTTGCCAGAGTGCTCACATCTCTTGTACAACAAATTTCATTATCTGaaattcaggaagaaagaacTACCTGAGCTCCAGTAATTTCATGATCTGTGATGGTCAGGGAAGCTCCAGTGAGCACGGATGCCAGATGCAGCAGCTGCGACACTATTGACTGCTCGTTCTCTGCTGTACCGACCTAAGGTGCGtcagttttgtattttgggCTTTTGATACTGCAGAGCTCTCATGAGGGGGTTCGGAAACAATCATGGGTTCTTCTGGTTTTCCAGTTccaagggaaaaaggagaagagtaACAGTGACAATAGTGTCAAAACCATAATAGGAAGGATAACACTTGTAAGTTGGttacttgaatttttaatttgcttgttttaaaacttctcACGTAAACAATGCTACCAACAAGTTACAAAGTCGCCATGAAACGCACTTTTTATCTTACTTTGTGGACCTGTGCTTGCCTGCCTGATGGCGTGCACCATGCTGcattaaacaaaacatgaacGCTGTGCACGCAAACTGACGGCTCGGTTTCAAACGCCTGGTGAGCAGAGCACAAACTGCAAAGGCATAGACTATGTATCTCTGCGCAAGAGAGGTGAGAAACACAGCACGTTCGAAGCTTTTTGTCTTTGAGGTGGTACTTAGGTACAGGGGAAGGCTGAGAGTCTGTCTTTTATTGCTCTGTTAGAGTAAATATGCAGAAGATTCATGTCCTCTACACAGTAGTACTCAGGCAGCGCATCATGTAACATGCTCCAGGGTAAGAATTGAAAAACATCTCTAGCCGTAGGGAGATTTCCACCAATGGAGAGGAATTCAACAGAACTACGCTATGATCTTTATTTGGAGaatgtttaaaggaaaactaagCAGTCGGTTGTGGCATCAGCATTAATGGTATCCCACTAATCTCAAGACCACCACCTCCAAGGAGGATGGGTCCTTCTCTTGAAAGGAAATCTTTGCAGTTAAGCAGTTTCTTTATAGGAAGAGTCTTTCTATGGAGTTATTTAGAAACACTTGTGCTTGATCTGTAAAGCATGCATTAAAAGTATGCCCATACTGAATCTGTTCCTaagaaaaccaaccaaattAGCATTGCAATTACCTAATGGATCTCTTCTCCTGCCTCCAAATCAAAAATGGGATGAGGAATGCCAGCCAGAGGAAGGCTAATGTCACAGATACAACTTTATCAAGGTGGGAAGCTCAGCATACAAGGTAGTGATGCTTTACCTGTCTCTGAAAAAGAGATGCGATTagagtttaaaaacagcaaaaaaagagttGAAGAGATAAACAGTTCTCAGCAGAAGCTCACCCAGAGCTTTGACAGGAGAAAGACCTGAAAATGGCTGCCTAAAAGCACTTTCTCAGTTCAAACATTGTCTGTCAAGAGCGTGTGGTCTTGCTCTATGCAGCGGAAGGGCACACTTCACTGGCACACACAAGCTCTGAGATTCACTGACATTTTCTATCGCCTCGTTCCAGATCTCCCTCGTCGCCTGCTCTCTAGCTTCCTGGTGCTTTTCTCCTGCCACTGCCATGCATTAAGGCATCTTTAAAATAAGCTGAATAAAAAGTCCTCACCAGTAGTTTTGCATGAGGCactggtttttaaaagcaagttggGTCTAGAAGGATGAGGAGATCATTTAAAGAAGCAAGAGATGCTGCCTTAGTGTTAGTGAAGCACATGCATTTTCAGTGTGTCTGTGTCTGGGCAGAAAAGGTGGGGCTAAAAGACTGAAATAGCTTCagtttatctgcatttttactGGGAGCTTTGCTTTACCGGTCAGCACAAGCCTTTGTGTGGCAGAAGGGCTTTAACACGTTGTATTTCAGTGACCGTTATCCCCTGGAGGTAATGCGTGTTAGAATGGCACACCAGAATTGACGGGCAGCTGAAGGAGTCCCTCTGTATTATTTTCAGGATactaaaaagcacaaaaaatggACTGGGAACCcaatgctgtattttgcaagATGCAAGACCATAGGACAGTGTAGGCATCAACCTGAATTGAGGAAACATGTGCAAGTGAGTGCAGGCATTTAGATAAACAGTGCTTGCAGGCTTTAAATCTGCAAGGTGTGATTTGCTGAAGCGTGGCTGGAAAGTTTGCTGATGCTAATTTCTTATTAAACTTGTCACCTTATGGGAGCGTTAAATGCAGTGCTGATGTGGAtgttctgataaaaaaaaaaaaaaaaaaacccaaatcacaCCTTTTAAGAGTCATCAGGGAAGAGGACCTGCCTACTTTACAGGTGCtattactgctttaaaatatgtatgttttagatatacatatattttatgaaactgatttttcactgaattcCTGCTATACTGTATTCCAGctgcacagtattttttcccTAGGCAGTAGCTAGCAAATTATactctgctgtttattttcacactttttAATCCTGTGAAAAGCTCTGGTAAATGTACTTGTCCCTACCGTTTGCTAAGAACCATTAATCAGGACTGCTTTTGAGCTATGGTTCATAAAGACAGAGGTGAATTATAAGAGAACACAACACTAAGGTCCAATAATAATGTCTCTAGTTAACAGAGATAAGTTTACAGCCTCATATTCTCCTGGGAAAATGACTGTGTGGTCTCTACTGTACCAACTTCCTAAAGCCATGTTCAAATTATCATGTTGCTGAAATGGAGTGTCCACTGAAAAATCTTTCACCTGGACAGGAAAGAGTGAGCACCGCTTCCTGCATTtgcacaaactgaaaaaaaagtaaaagtaaagtTTCAAATTTTaagagcaatttaaaaatcttctgcCCTGTTCTGTTTCCTGCATTCAGTTTCTTTTGCGAAGAGCTTTTTAGATACCAGGGCTGTATTTTGGAATTCCAAGTTTTCCTCCCATGCTGCTATCGGCAAAGAGACATTCAGAAAGACTGTACTGGAAAATACAtaagaactgcttttttttcctagctacTCTTTTTGTGCACATCTAAGCTCCTGACCTAATAGTCGGTGTCTGGTGTGCAATTCCCCActgttcctctttccttctACTAAAGGAATTAGTTGCTCAGTGTAGCcaattggtttggtttttttttttttggggggggggggggggggggggcggggaataaGAGTTGTCTCAACTGCATCAGTGCACTTTCCAAGGGAAgaaattgcaagaaaaagaaaattctcaaCTATAGTGAGTggaaagaataataatataTTTGGTCATGTAGCTCTGTGCCATCTGCCACTATCACTGTAGTGATGGCCCAAAATTCTCACCTACGGATGGAGAACAGAAAGTTGAAGGTCCAGTCCTGAAAAGATACGCAGTGGGTGGTACCTAGGAGTTCAGGAAGGCTTCCAAGGGAGATGAAAAGATACCTCAagtgttgggggttttttcgTGATGTTACTTACTGTAAAGCATCTTAAAAGATAATTGCTTTTTCAACTGATTGCCCATTTTCATGCTGCACCATGGATAATTCCAGCGTAATAACCATTTTGGTTGGTTATTCCTTTTGTGCTCAGCTGCTCAGATGACCTGCTTGCCACGTCCAAATCCTCAAAATAAACTTTAGCTTCGTGGAATGTCAAGGCTCTGGGCTTTGACTCATGTTTGAGAACAAGTGCTGAAGTCTAAACACGGCTCTTCCAGCGTAGCACCTTTATAACATTTGTTTGATGAGCTAATACAGATAGGGCCAAAACTGCTTCAATGGAGTTTGAGTATCATATAACCTAGATCACCATTTCATTGTGgatttattgtcattttaattctATGTTTTTGTACATAGGAACTCTGCTTCATTCCATGCACTGATAAGTGACATTCCTGAAGAAGTTttctacaaaaatgttttctacatCTGTTTTCTATTTGTCCTCCACTTTTTACCCCTTCAATCTGCAGGCCTGATCAATTCTGGGATTTGGTGGCAAGAAAGAATTTGAGGATCGAGGATGATCCAAACGCTGCACGGTAGGAACTGTATAAGCATGGCCTGCCGGATGCTCTCAGAGCAGAAAATTTTTGTGAGAAACTCCCAGTGATGTCATATTTTCCAAGGCACCATtataaactttaattttttaaaaatcttcgAGTTACTCAGAAGTCTGGCACTGTCCGAAGTAGGAGCTTTGCTGGTATGATATGAGCATCTGTAGTGGGAGGAAGGGTAGACATTGATGTTAGGAGTTCTCTTAATCCAACTGAAGATGAATTTAAGGAACCAAGGTGGAAGAAAGAATCCATAAATACCAGATGCTGATCAGAGCTCAAAAGTCTCAGGACAACTAAAGACCATGGATGTAAAAGTTAGGATTAAAACACAGTACGTTATCTAATACCAGGACATatagtaaaaagcaaaaaaatctttattataCTGTGCCAGATACCAAATAGAACATTTTGCCCAGTATACTTCTGCCCTACTACCcctcttaaaatataaaatgtttctggtCGTGAGTACTTCTGGTACATAACCACTCAAGTCATAATTAAGGAATTTATATGCTCATTTACATgacaaaagagatttttttttccccaacactgCCAGATTTCCCATGTAATTCCAGACAGAAGATTTAATCCAGTTTCACATTAATTGTACATTCTTTATATTCTGTGTACAACGTGTAAGGCATCTGCACACTAGCCTGTGGATATGCAAGCAATGAAAACTGCAATTTCAAAGTACTTACAAATTGCTAAATAATCTGGAAAACAAGCCCTAGACTATTCAACagaaagaatctttttttccccactgaacaATTTTTACCTTAATTCTTACCTCTAAAACAGTGACAAAAGCTCTCTGCTCCTCACTAGAAGCGGTGGAATAATACATTCATTAGTTTTCATACTGAACCAATGTACTTTCACCTGAAGACTAGTAAGAGGTCATGCTGGATATGTTAAATACACATAGTATTGGATTGAATGTAAACATTTGTTTGTAGTAAAATGGACTAAATGAGGATGGTAATAAATCAGTTTTGCATTCAGTGGGTATGACTCAGGCTCTGCATTAAACAAAGCAGACATCCAATTAAGAAATGCAATTCTTTTATGGACCCCAGAACCGATGAAACATGGTTTGCTATGGAAGTGACTTTAAAGTATGCAAGTCCATGGCGTGTAGTTGTCTGCCTGTTTGCACTATTCAAACTCATTGAAAATTAGTGGTGAAGCTCAGCCCTTGAGCCAGTTTTATGAAGTCTGACATGAATTTCAGAAACACAGGGAGAAAAGTGGTGGGCAGGCAatcccaggagctgctgccttaGGAGGAGGCTCAAAAGTAGCGTGTGGTCATGCCTGTCAAAGACTTCTGCAGTGTGTTAGGGTAGCTGCACAGACACCCGTATTTAGTTGCtaagtgattttaaaatcttactcTCATTTATCGTAGCATATTTAGAGTGTGAATCTACACACACGCTCTCTTGAGATGCAGTATAGTGCTGTAGCTGCTAATTCATTAGCACAGACCAGTCCTTCACCAAACCTTAACTAAGACAGGACTGCTAGAGAtttaaattttacctttttagtAGCCCTATAGGAAAAGGGCAACATCAGGTGGTTTACTTCTTTGTAATAATGCCATTGCTAATGTTATAAGCCTGAGGCACAATTAcgaattttttaatttacaaccATAGCACTTGttaacaaaaagtaatttttaaaagataaaaagcaacaaacataCCTTGGAAtagttctttttacttttttgtggttttttttctaaattttcagGTAGCTAATGACCACAAAGTGTTACCAGAGATGTAGGTCCCCCATATCTTCAGCAGTTCACATAGCACAGTACGTTTTCCAGTATTCATCAGCTTCTCTAGTGGCTGGTTCTTCTTTAACGCTACTTTGATAATGAATCAAGTCCAAACACAAGATTTTATATGTTACCAgatgttttttctaaaactggTGACTCACTGCAGCACAAATAGTTCCTCAACCAGAGCTGAGTATTTCTCACAGCTTTCATCATCATCCCAATCCCTCCAAATGAAGTCAGTGAAGAATGTAAAGGATATCTTCACATTACGGTGTGTAAGGGGATACAGCAGCAacagagagcaggaaaaagttGTGTTTggtgagttaaaaaaaaaagtttgcagatAATTCTCCTTATATGGAAAGACTGCGAATAATATAATTAGATGAGTCAAAATTCTGGCATAACTatcatttgggggggggagagtaGGAAGCACTCCAGGACAAtaaaacttctcttttcttctgcagaataTAATCAGTAGCatacaaaataagcaaaactttCTTAAAGACAAGAATTTGAGATTAGTAGCATTATTGGATGTTTCAAGCCATCTCCTGAATACATCCCTGCAGAGAGATAAGGCTGAAGGAAATGAGAACATGTAAACACATTGCAAAACCACCtctggaagcagaaggaaaggggCTACTAAACTCGTAACATGAAAACTAATCACAAGAACAGCAAGTTTGATTCTGTTCTTAGGAGAAGCCAAGTTAGATTTCTAGTACATCCCTGACTGTGAAACAACATTAGACTTTTAGatatttatagaatcatagaatcacagaatcatttaggttggaaaggacccttgAGATCATCGAGTCtaactgttaacctaacactgccaagtccaccactacaCCATGTCCCCAGGTGCCACATCTAcgtgtcttttaaatacctctggggatggtgactcaaccacttccctgggcagcctgttccaatgcttgacagcCCTTtgggtgaagaaatttttcctaatatccaacctaaacttGCCgtggcacaacttgaggccgtttcctcttgtcctatcacttgctcCTTGGGAGAGGAGACTGACCCCCATCttgctacagcctcctttcaggtagttgtagagagcaataaggtctcccctgagcctccttttctccagactaaacaatcccagttccctcagttgctcctcctaagacttgtgctctagacccttcaccagctttgttgcccttctctggacacgctccagcacctcagtgtctttcctgtagcgaggggcacaaaactgaacacagtactcgaggtgtggcctcaccagtgctgagtacagggggacaatcacctccctgctcttgctggccacactatttctgatacaggccaggatgccgttggccttcttggccacctgggcacactgctggctcatactcatc belongs to Aquila chrysaetos chrysaetos chromosome 12, bAquChr1.4, whole genome shotgun sequence and includes:
- the SHCBP1L gene encoding LOW QUALITY PROTEIN: testicular spindle-associated protein SHCBP1L (The sequence of the model RefSeq protein was modified relative to this genomic sequence to represent the inferred CDS: inserted 3 bases in 3 codons; substituted 1 base at 1 genomic stop codon); this encodes MRREGASDAMDKYLLEKLKMKEINRLGICETKPERFITSSEDLITPSVGILVKITSLAIYFVTCKLPQSSSCQLKASVSFAEPFSLHFENIPRELVDNILEELELCVMLLEAWPGEGQGDAGFELPRRWKLRGIYVAEPPSFCWANTNASLLPKCTRAAGLYKVFPYKENYLQTFFFNSPNTTFSCSLLLLYPLTHRNVKISFTFFTDFIWRDWDDDESCEKYSALVXGTICAAVSHQFXKKHLVTYKILCLDLIHYQSSVKEEPATREADEYWKTYCAIYFFFSLCKCRKRCSLFPVQVKDFSVDTPFQQHDNLNMALGSWYSRDHTVIFPGEYEAVNLSLLTRDIIIGPYILKIIQRDSFSCPSILRQHYCHCYSSPFSLGTGKPEEPMIVSEPPHESSAVSKAQNTKLTHLRSVQQRTSSXIVSQLLHLASVLTGASLTITDHEITGAQGSAVELYTRSTAILETYKIHHCTSTRTSETSHHSQGGINVKVVPEPKLEKKNNPIFSNGGXRATILQSTEKSTLAERVVEFTAPDDAEEDTNSKLIPDLSLEMNTDALDDIKDSCVIHSWISKLQVALGF